The genome window CTTATAATCATCCTTATTCTCGCATCCGCAAATTGGACATTTCATATTTTTCCTCTAAATCAATTAGAATGTTTGTTTTCCACTATTTGTATTCAAATAAATTTCTTTTGTATCTAAGACATTTCCATCATTGTCATATAAGGTAATATAAGCGTCATCAGGATAGTAATCCAATGCACTTGCACTTGCAACTTTTACGTAACCATCACTGCTTACGGTTTTAGGAACAACATTTCCTTTATTCAATGCATTTCCATTATAACTGTATAAAACGCTTATTTTAACTTTCTCTCCAGCATGTTCAGACCCTACATAAATGGTACAATGGGTTTTATCTGACGCCGAACTTCCTGTTGAGAAACTACCGCTTTGGATAGTTGGATGAGATTCTTGAGTGCTTGCTTCTACATCAGAAGCATTATCAACAGAACCTGAATTCAATGATGCAGAATCTGAAAGAGCATCAGAATCATCATTTGCATTGTTATTTGAAAACATCACCATAGCACCTGCAATTAAAAGTGCACAAATAACAATGGTTAAACAGATTATTATCAAGTTTTTATTATCTGATTTGGAATTTGAATTGTTAGAACCTACATTTGAATTGTCATTTACTCTAGTAGACGGATCAATTCCAGTATTTACATAATTGTCTTTTATTGGACGGTTTGCTCCTAATGCATAACCGCATTGCTTACAGAACTTTGCAGAATCTGCATTTTCCGCCCCACAATTAGGACAAAATATCACAATTACACCTCCCTATTAACTAAGTAATACTTTATTAATATAAGCATATATAGATTTTGAAAAAAAGTTTATAGAGATGTGGAAATCAAAAGAATAAAATTTTGATAAAAAAAGTATAAAAATAGTTAAATAATATACGAACGATAAAAATTGTTTAAAAAAAAAGAAAAAATAAAGGATAGAAAAGAATCTATCCGAATAAAGCACCTAAACCAGCGGTTGCTGCTGCAGCTGCTTGTTCTTCGTCTTCTTCTTCTTCCTCTTCTTCTTCCTCTTCTTCTGCTGCTGCAGCTGCAGGAGCTGCTGCTGCAGGAGCTGCTGCCATAGCAGTAGTTTCCATAGCTTCTTCAATATCAACATCTTCTAATGCTGCGATTAAAGCTTTTACTCTGGATTCATCTACATCAGCGCCAGCTGCTTCTAAGATTTTAGTTACATTTTCTTCATTAATATCTTGTTCTGTGGTGTGCAAAATCATTGCCGCATAAATATATTCCATGTTATCACCGTTTTTGTTATAATAATTTATTTTTTAAAAATCCAATACATATTAGTTTTTATATTGAATCTTGTGTTTTTTAAATTAAAAAGTATAAATTTTAAATTTTATCTAACCGAACAAAGCACCTAATCCAAGTGCTGCAGTTTCTTCACTTTTATCTTCTTCTTCCTCTTCTTCTTCCTCTTCTTCTGCTGCTTCTTCAACGACAGGAGCTGCTGCTACTGCAACATTTGCTAATTTATTAGCAATTTCGTCATCAATAGCGTCAGAAGATAATTCACCCGCTAATGCTAACATCTTAGCGTTTGCAAGTGCAATTAACATATCAGAAGTTTTGTCTGTAGGAATAGCTGCTTCAATAGCAACATTGTATGCTTTGGTATGAGCAGTACTGATAATAGTTGAAATAGTTTGGCTAGTTGGGAACGCACTAAATACAGATAAGTTAAATGCTTTAGTAAATGCAGTTTGAATATCTGCAATAGTTTCTTCTTCATCAATAGCTAATACGTCTGCTTTAAAGATAGAGCCTTCTTCATATACAGCTTTAAGATCCATACCTACTTCCATAGGTTTGATATCCATTCTGGTTAAAGCAGAAGCTACTTGTTTAGAAACTTCTTCTCCAGCTTTTACTACAACAGTATCTTTAGAAACTACAATTTTTCCTTTGTCGATTTTAGCAGGTACACCTATTTGTTGTAAGTCACCAAGGAACGGACCTGGTGGGAATCCAGTGTCTCCAGCAGGTACAACAATATCATCAGGAGCAGTTGCGCCAGCTTTTGCAGGAGCAGATGTTTTACTGTCTTCTAATATTTTGTACAATCTGAAAGGATTCATGTCAGTACATACAAGTGCAGGTTGACCTTCCATAAAATCAGAAAGCCCAGTAATGTTAGCTTTCTCATTATCACAATCTTCTAAAGCTAATTTCATAAGGTTAATTTTAGATAATCTGATAGTTGCTTTTCCTGCAAGAGTTTTTCTCATTTCTTGTAATTGTCTAGCAGGAATGTTTAATAAGTTAACAATACCTACAACTTCTGCAGATTCGATTAAACCTTTAAGTTCATTAACTTCTTCTTTTTTCCATTCAGCAACGTGAGCCATCTTAGATCACCCTCACTACTGAACCCATTGTCGCTTTAATATACATGGATTTTATTTGGTTTCTTCCTTTTTCTAAATTGCGGTCTAATACTGCAAGAACAGCTTCAATATTTTCAGCTAACTTCTCGTCATCCATATCTTGAGTTCCAACTAAGATTTGAATAGAAGGTTGTTGTTTAACACCTACTTTAATGGTAGCTTGAGTTCTTTCAAGCAATGGTTCAATTCTTGCACTAGCGGGTACCGGTTTAGGCATCTTATTACGAGGTCCTAAAATACGACCTAAGAATCTACCTACAAGTGGCATCATATCAGCTTGTGCGATAAATGAATCGACAGAATTAACTACTTTTTTAGCAGCTTTAATGTCTTTACCAAATTCTTGTAAATCTTCTTTGGAAATCACGACATCTACACCAGCATTTTTAGCAGCAAGAGCTAATTCCCCATCAGCGATGACTCCGATTTTGATCTCTTTGCCACGGCCATTAGGAAGAGCTACTTCTTCGCTAAATCTGTTTTCTGGTTTTCTGACATCTAAATCCTTGAGGTTAATGATAACATCAATGGATTGAGTGAAGTTTCTCGGCTTAGCTTGTTCTTTTGCCTCCTTCACCGCATCAATAATCTCTTGTGTCATATATATCCTCCATGAACTTTGTTCATTTGGAATTTTTACGAGAAATCTTAAAATTAAATAAAATCTTTAAAAAGCATTTATAAAATCTTTAGATTCCTTTTAATATATCAATTAAAACCATATTTCCCTAGAACAAGTAGGAAAATACAATTTTAATATCATTTACATTTAAGTGAATAGATATTATCTATTTATCATAATTAGCTGTTGATATTAAATTAAGAAGATAGATTAAGAAAGTTATAAACATAAATTTTAATAATCTAATTTATAATTAAATTCAATCATGCAAATTAATCACTTAAATAAATAATATATTAAGCAAAATTTTCTAATTAAATTTTAAGCATTAGTAAGTATCTTACCAGAATAGCAAATCTATTCTACTAAAATATCATCATACTCTCCAGCATCAACTGCTTTTTGAGCATCTCTAGGGTCTTTACCGTCAACGGTAATTCCCATACTTACACAAGTACCCATAATTTCTTTGGTTGCTGCTTTGTAATCATTTGCGAGTAATGAATCGAATTTCATTCTTGCAACTTTGAAAGCTTGCTCTACAGATAAATCTGCTGCAACTTCAGCACCAGGTTCATGAGCACCTTTTTCAATGCCAAGTTCATCCATAATAAGTGCAGTTGTTGGAGGAGTACCAATCTCAATTTCAAATTCTTTAGTGCTGCTGTCAATAGTGATTATTACAGGTACTTTCATACCAGCGAAATCAGCACTTTTTTTATTGATCTCTTCAACTACTTGCATCATATTAACACCGAAAGGTCCAATTGCAGGGCCTAATGGTGGTCCAGGAGTAGCTGTTCCACCTTCGAGAAGAACTTCAACTGTATCTTTAGCCATTAGTCAGCCTCCTTTTTAATAATTCTAATTTGATCAGCTTTAACAGTAACAGGAATAGGAACTGCTGCTTCAATTAACTCGAGAACTACTTCTTCACGAGATTCATCTAAACGAACAACTTTAGATTTTTCACCTTTGAAAGGACCTGAAACAAGTTCAACAATACTTCCTTTTTGTATTGAAGAAATGATAGGTTGTGGTTTCAAGAATTTTTTAACTTCTCCCAAGGTTATTTGGCTGTTTGCATCTATAGTTCCATCTTTTTTAGCACCTACAATACCTCTTAAATGACGAACCTTCATATCAGGGTTCTTCATATCAAGGTTAGTTGCAGATTCGACTATAATATAACCTTTTAATGATTCCGGCACCACGATTGATTTAATATCTACTCCAGGCTTGTCCGCTTTCATCGCTAAAAGTCTTGCAACATTTCTTTCTTGACCTGCTGATGTTTTAAGAGCAAATATGGAATTTTTATCATCTTCCATTTAAATTCACCTATAATTAATATTTATAATTTAATAATTTATAATAAACTTATAGATTAAATTGAGTTATACAAATAAAATTTAATTATTTCCCTTAATTTAAATATCCATATAGAAGCACTTTCTTTCAATTCCAATCTATTTTTTGTAAAATTACAAAACAGCAGCAATTATTTGAATTTTGAAAAAACTAACAAAATTAAATAATCTATAGATTAGAATCTACGATTTAAATTTAAGAAAATATGAATTTTAAAGTAAAATAAATAAAATTAGATTCATATAATAAAAATATATATATTATTTATAATATATAAATGTTTCAATTTTTGTACTTTCAAAATAAAAAAATTACAAAAAATAAAAATTTAATAACTGAAGCCAGTTATTAAAAAAATGATTAAAAAATAGCTATTAATTTATAAAAACTTATAAAATTATAGAATTTTAGAAATTTAAAAATTTAGAATTTTAGAATTTCGGAAATTCATAAAAAAAATAAAAATCTGAAATTATAAGCCTAATAATTGGCCGAATAAAACAATTATAAAACCAATTACTCCAATGATTGCAATACCGATTGCAGTAACTTTGGAAAAATTGAAGTATTCTTCACGATCTGGTTTTCTAGCTACTTTTAATACTCTTTTACTTTGTTTTATAAAATCACTAGTAGTTTCCTTAATATTCATTGAAAATCCCTACATATATAAAAGTTAAGTTAATAATAATTTTTTTAAAAAACAAGATTAATTTTAGCTTTTTTATAATCTTCATTAATCTATAATTAATCTACAATTAATCTCTAGTTTAATCTTAATTTATAATAATATTATATGTTTTATTTAATTACATTAATAAAGTTTTGCATGATAATATTAAAAGATCATGACAAAAAATTGTAAAAAATAGACTAAAATAATTGTAAATAAAATTAAAAAAGAAAAAAAGAATTATCACCCGAAAGAGTGATAAATTTTGATGTGTTTTGAATTACCAAAACACTTAAAATCTAAAACTGAAATCTAAAGCTTAAGCTTAGAATATGCCATCTAAGAACTCATCTAAAGGATCTGCAGGAGCATCATCAGATTGTCCTAAAACAGTTCCTTCAAAGTCATCATCGATGTCTATTTCTTCGAAATCATCCTTTTTAGGTTCGATGGTGTATTGGGATTTTACACCAGAAACAACAATGGTAGTTCTTATCATGTTTTGTAAGTCTTCATCGATTTGAGCTCCCCAAATGATGTTAGCTTCTGGATCTAATCTGTCACCAACAATTTGAACGATTTTTTCAGCTTCATTCAAGGTTAAGTCAGAACTACCTGAAATGTTAATTAAAGCGCCTTTAGCATTGGAAATGTCAATGTCTAATAATGGGCTGCTTAATGCTTCATGTACAGATTCAATAGCTCTGTCACCAGATTCAGATTCTCCCATACCAATCATAGCCATACCGGAACCTTTCATGATGGAACTAATGTCAGCAAAGTCTAAACTGATAAGTCCAGGTTTGGTAATGAGTTCGGTAATTCCTTTAACAGCTCTTCCTAAGATTTCATCTGAAGCCATGAAAGCCTTGTTTAAAGGAAGGTTAGGAGCAACTTCTAATAATTTGTCATTAGGAATAACAATTACAGTATCTGCATTTTCTTGAAGTTTTTCTAAACCGATTTCTGCATTTTCTCTTCTTTTTACACCTTCAGCAGAGAATGGCATGGTTGCAACAGCAACAGTTAAAGCGCCTGCTTTTTTAGCTACTTTGGAAATTACAGGTGCAGAACCAGTACCGGTTCCTCCACCAAGACCGCAAGTAACAAATACCATGTCAGCGCCTTCTAATTCTTCTCTAATGTCTTCTTCACTTTCTTCAGCGGATTCTTCACCGATGGTAGGTTCTCCACCAGCACCGAGACCGCCACAAGTTTGTCTGCCTAAAAGTAATTTTTTATCAGCAGTACTGTAGAATAAATCTTGAGCATCAGTATTTACAGTAATAGTTTTTGCACCTTCAATACCAATTTCATTTAATCTGGAAATGGTATTGTTTCCTGCGCCACCAGTACCAACTACAATAATGTTAGCTTGGCTTTCACTAATGATTTTTAACAATTCTTCGTCTAAATCATCGTTTGATTTTTTAGGAGCAGAATTTTCAATGGTTTCTTCTGATCCTTTAATTGCATCATCTATAAATTTCACGAGTAAACCCCACAAATTTTATTAATTTAAAAATTATTTTTAATAAGTATAAACTATTTACTATTATTTATTAAATATGTTTAAAGTAATATTTAAATGTAAATGAAATATTAGCAAAAATATACAAAATTTCTAAATTTGTATAAATTAATTTTTAAATCTGATTTTTAAATTAGTATTTTTATTATTAATTTTATAATATATAACAATTACCCATTAATCTTAAAATAAATAAATAAAGAAAAAAGTAAGAAAAAAGTTTTAATAGATTAAAACTAGAATTAGGCATTATCTTGGCATGGCTATGATTTCATGGAATTTTATGTCAAATACATTAGTCATGTTAGCTGCAGTCATGACAACAGCAGTGTCCACTCCATGACCTGTTCCACCAATAGCTATTATCTCTTCGCCTACTGGAATCAAACCTGCATCTGCAAGCATGATGGAGATTTCTGCACACACTTTCATTCCTTGACAGAATGTTCTGTAAGTTGCTGCAATGATTTCTACAGGAGTTGCTCCACCGAATTTCTTGGAAATGCTTTTTCCAACACCGCTTAATGCATGTGAACCCATAAATGTTACAACACCTTCATCTTCAAGCTTTGCTCTGGTTTCATCA of Methanobrevibacter ruminantium contains these proteins:
- a CDS encoding 50S ribosomal protein L1, producing MTQEIIDAVKEAKEQAKPRNFTQSIDVIINLKDLDVRKPENRFSEEVALPNGRGKEIKIGVIADGELALAAKNAGVDVVISKEDLQEFGKDIKAAKKVVNSVDSFIAQADMMPLVGRFLGRILGPRNKMPKPVPASARIEPLLERTQATIKVGVKQQPSIQILVGTQDMDDEKLAENIEAVLAVLDRNLEKGRNQIKSMYIKATMGSVVRVI
- a CDS encoding zinc ribbon domain-containing protein; the protein is MIFCPNCGAENADSAKFCKQCGYALGANRPIKDNYVNTGIDPSTRVNDNSNVGSNNSNSKSDNKNLIIICLTIVICALLIAGAMVMFSNNNANDDSDALSDSASLNSGSVDNASDVEASTQESHPTIQSGSFSTGSSASDKTHCTIYVGSEHAGEKVKISVLYSYNGNALNKGNVVPKTVSSDGYVKVASASALDYYPDDAYITLYDNDGNVLDTKEIYLNTNSGKQTF
- the ftsZ gene encoding cell division protein FtsZ, producing the protein MKFIDDAIKGSEETIENSAPKKSNDDLDEELLKIISESQANIIVVGTGGAGNNTISRLNEIGIEGAKTITVNTDAQDLFYSTADKKLLLGRQTCGGLGAGGEPTIGEESAEESEEDIREELEGADMVFVTCGLGGGTGTGSAPVISKVAKKAGALTVAVATMPFSAEGVKRRENAEIGLEKLQENADTVIVIPNDKLLEVAPNLPLNKAFMASDEILGRAVKGITELITKPGLISLDFADISSIMKGSGMAMIGMGESESGDRAIESVHEALSSPLLDIDISNAKGALINISGSSDLTLNEAEKIVQIVGDRLDPEANIIWGAQIDEDLQNMIRTTIVVSGVKSQYTIEPKKDDFEEIDIDDDFEGTVLGQSDDAPADPLDEFLDGIF
- a CDS encoding 50S ribosomal protein L11, whose amino-acid sequence is MAKDTVEVLLEGGTATPGPPLGPAIGPFGVNMMQVVEEINKKSADFAGMKVPVIITIDSSTKEFEIEIGTPPTTALIMDELGIEKGAHEPGAEVAADLSVEQAFKVARMKFDSLLANDYKAATKEIMGTCVSMGITVDGKDPRDAQKAVDAGEYDDILVE
- a CDS encoding pyruvate kinase alpha/beta domain-containing protein — encoded protein: MEKAITYFEKPGIENTDALIGLVKERLEGSDIKYVAIASSTGASALKLNEALKDMDVTIVNCSHHVGFKEANKAQMDDETRAKLEDEGVVTFMGSHALSGVGKSISKKFGGATPVEIIAATYRTFCQGMKVCAEISIMLADAGLIPVGEEIIAIGGTGHGVDTAVVMTAANMTNVFDIKFHEIIAMPR
- the rpl12p gene encoding 50S ribosomal protein P1 produces the protein MEYIYAAMILHTTEQDINEENVTKILEAAGADVDESRVKALIAALEDVDIEEAMETTAMAAAPAAAAPAAAAAEEEEEEEEEEEDEEQAAAAATAGLGALFG
- a CDS encoding transcription elongation factor Spt5, with protein sequence MEDDKNSIFALKTSAGQERNVARLLAMKADKPGVDIKSIVVPESLKGYIIVESATNLDMKNPDMKVRHLRGIVGAKKDGTIDANSQITLGEVKKFLKPQPIISSIQKGSIVELVSGPFKGEKSKVVRLDESREEVVLELIEAAVPIPVTVKADQIRIIKKEAD
- a CDS encoding protein translocase SEC61 complex subunit gamma; this encodes MNIKETTSDFIKQSKRVLKVARKPDREEYFNFSKVTAIGIAIIGVIGFIIVLFGQLLGL
- a CDS encoding 50S ribosomal protein L10, producing MAHVAEWKKEEVNELKGLIESAEVVGIVNLLNIPARQLQEMRKTLAGKATIRLSKINLMKLALEDCDNEKANITGLSDFMEGQPALVCTDMNPFRLYKILEDSKTSAPAKAGATAPDDIVVPAGDTGFPPGPFLGDLQQIGVPAKIDKGKIVVSKDTVVVKAGEEVSKQVASALTRMDIKPMEVGMDLKAVYEEGSIFKADVLAIDEEETIADIQTAFTKAFNLSVFSAFPTSQTISTIISTAHTKAYNVAIEAAIPTDKTSDMLIALANAKMLALAGELSSDAIDDEIANKLANVAVAAAPVVEEAAEEEEEEEEEEDKSEETAALGLGALFG